The genomic segment CCTTtgtctgcattctttttttttttttggccatgccatatggcatgtaggatcttagttccctgactagggattgaatccaggccctgcattggaagcccggCCTTAACCACTaggtcatcagggaagtcccttgtctgCATTCTTTCTAGGATTGGGTATGATCAGACTTTTAAATCCTCTGCCAAAGATTTCTCCTGAAAGGGAAAATGcaaatgaagctgttttcagaATATATCACacctttaaatgtttttttttaaatactgtgaCTAGATTTTGACACTGTTATCACCCCAGACCTCAGCTCAAATGtccccctctcccttcctccgaGGCCGTTCCCAAATCCCTACAGAGGCTGGTTTCCCCTTCAGTCACTTTCCGCCCCATCTCTCTGTTTATTTCCTGCATGAAGCACTGGAATCAGAAATAATCTTTTGAGCAGTTCTTTTTGATTGCTTTCTCCTCAGTGTGTCTACAAGGGCTCTTATCTGTCATCACCAGATTTCCGAGCCTTGTTCGGAGCCTGGGTAAGAATGTAAGAAATACTTATAGAATAAACGAAAGCGTATACGACCTTTTACAAAGCTAAAGCCGTTTTAGACATTTATTAGGcatcaggtttattttttttaatcttaacagTATTAGGCAAGTACTGTTATCAGATAATCTTCCTCCTTTATTTCACCTTACCGCTCCTGAACCACAGATTTCATAATTCATTCAATAAGTGATTGATAGGTCACTTATTTGCCAGTGACTGTGCCATGAAAGTGCTCATGGGATGAAGACAGAATTATATATCTGCAATTTTGCTGGAAGTGGGGGTTGGGTGACCCAGCCAGAGTGACATGTGGAATCTGGCTTCAAGAATTTCTCAAAAGAAGGAACTTTTTTTCAGTAGAGAAGTAATAGTGGGAACAATAAGGAAAGCTAAAATATTCTGGATGTTTACCATGTGTGAGGCCCTGAACTAGCTGCTTtacatgaattatatttttaatcatcAGAAAAACCATACAGGGTAGTTATTGTTAAAGTGCAGTCACCTCTGGGTCCGTTTAACTTCTCTGAATTCTACTAGATGTGTGTGgggagaaaagagggagagagagaaaaaaagagaaggatttAAATTTACctgggcagggacttccctggtggtccagtggctaagagtccgaGCTCTCAATgtaggggcctgggttcgatccctggtcagggaactagatcccacatgctgagcaaGGAATGCACATCAAACCTCTAAGAGTTCActttccacaactaaagatcccgcaacaaagactgaagattcCATGGGCTGCACCTAAaatccggtgcagccaaataaatgctGAAATAACGAAACAAATTACCCAGGCATCCGTGTGCGTTATTTCAAGGAAGAGATGGAGTGGGAGGTCCCTGGTCCTGAGTTTTGTCTGGTCCTTGCCTGCTCTACTACTATAACGGAAAGGATGGTCAAGGGTAATTTTTGATCATACTTGATTTCTTCCCCTCTACACATTAGCTTTTAGAACTAAAGCCTTTGCAAATGGAGGCTCAGAAGAGCTGAATGTCTTCTATAGCAAAGTTACATGCTTGCACAAGCAGTTTCAACAACTATAGGGACCAGTTTCTCTGATCCGAGCACATCTCCTAACTTTAATGTCACCATGTTTCAGGTCCTTGGCACAGGCCCACGCTATGAGCACgctgcctgtgtgctaagtcacttcagtcgtgtctgactctttgcgaccccatggactgtagcccgccaggctcctctgtccaagggattctccaggcaagaatcctggagtgggttgccatgccctcctccaggggatcttcctgacccagggatcggaaccTGCCTCTCattgtctccttcactggcaggtgggttctttaccaccagcaccacctgggaagcccaaagtaaaagtgtgagtcgctcagtcgtgtctgacccttttgcaaccctgtggactgtagttttCTAggttcctccatccgtggaattctccaggcaagaatactagagtgagtagccatttccttctccaggggatcttcccgacccagggatcgaacctgagtctcctgtattgcaggcaggttccttacccctgagccactagggCACTTTAGCGCATCAGTTATTACTGTTACAGAGATCACTTCCTCCAAGAACACGGaactgagcaagctctgggagaggtGCTAAAGACTGCAGTGAAGCCGCTTTCACTGGAGGTCTTTTTAACAAGAAGAGATACTAAACTGACTTGGATTTCTTAGATGCACTGGAGACAGGGGGAGAGAAATCTGGAAGGTTATTCTAAACCCAGGATTCTGTGACCATCTCATTGTTTCCCAGACTTCCTAGATCACAGAAATcattttctaaaaaacaaaaacaacaagaaagaaatgcacatccaaacaaacaaaacaaaataaagcacagttcctggcacacaggaagtgctcagtaaatatttgttgaatgatggaaggaaaaaaaacacaaattgaaaaacaaaatgtaGGACCTGATCTTTGCCAATAACCTTTCTCAAACCATATATGTTTCTGTCTTAtgttggtacacacacacacacacacacacacacacacacacacccctataccTCTTATATAAGTTTGTATCATCATACCAAAATCTTTAAAGGTGTTTAACAAACTGTTTAAAGTAGGTCCTCTTTGGGGCTTACCTAATGGTTCAGcagataaagaacccgcctgtcgatgaaggagacataggagatgaaggtttgacctctgggtcaggaagatcccctggagaagggagtggcaacccactccagtattcttgcctcgaaaattccatggacagaggagcctctagggctgccgtccatggggtagcaaatagttggacacgacaaggaacacattgttgttgtttggggAGACAGAAACTGTCTTTGCTCCTAAAATGCTTGACTCTTAAGAGGAAGAGACACTGGagatctctctctccttcacaTCCACGCACAGTGAAAAGGCCTCGCGAGGACATAGCCGGAAGGTGCCATCTGCATGTCCAGGGgagagcccctgccagaaaccagTCTTGGTcggggacttccagcctccagaagtgGGCATGGCTCTCTATGATGGAAGCCCAAGCCGCTCAACACAATGAAGCAAAGAACAGCACTCCACGAGGGAGACCACCCTCATGCAGGCAGCCGTGTGAACCGCTCTCCCTCTGCGTGTGATTTCCGTTTCACAGGTAAAGTCACACGTATGCAGCTGAGTGCGATTTTGAACCCAGCACAGATGACTTTCAACGGCTGTGTTCTCTGCCACCATGGGGGTGGGGTATGGGGGGAGGTGAATCCCATAATTTTCGGATTTCTCTACAATACGCTTTATTTAAAGTTTGAGGCAGTTCCATTTCTCACTTTATTAAGGGACCAGGAGAGGGAAACCCTGTTAATTTCCCTTTATCAGGATGTTTTTCATCACAAGCACCAATAGACGGATGAAATTTGGCTCAAACTAGAAGTCCATCTTTTATTTCACACTTAACAAGAACCCAGAGGTTGACCCAGAGGTTCCAAGACTGGTTCAGGAGATGACCAACACCGTTAAGAAACCAGACCCCGGCCCAGCCGGCGGGAGCCGGGTTTGGAGAGTCCCGGGCACTCGAAGAATCCGCATAGCCCCGGCTGGAGCCAGGTCCGGGAACCTGCGCACTGCTCTCGTTTTCCGCGGCTTCATCTCCCTGCTCGGCGCCGCCTGCTACCCCATCTACTTCCAGCCCTTAATGCGGCTGGAGGAGTACAAGAAGGAAGAAGCCATAAATCGAGCTGGTATTGTTCAAGAAGACTTGCAGCCACCAGGGTTGAAAGCGTGGTCGGATCCATTTGGCCGGAAATGAGAAGATGAACACCGCCTCTAATGACGCAAGCAGACAGAGGCGTCATGCTTCCGGGTCTGCAGCAAGTGCAGTAAGTCACCTGGCTGGAGAACAGTGGCTGGGCAGAAAACTCTAGAAGGCCATAGAGAGTCCTGTGCATGAGGATTACGTCCCTTCTTAAAAGAACCCTGGAACAAATCATACTATTAGGAGGGTTTTCATGATTTGGTTTCCTTTCTAAAAATGAAGCTGTCTCACTCAGCTGGGCTTGAAGGCCATCTACCTATTATTCAGTCTCTACCTCTTAGCCAGCCAAGCTGTGATATGAATACAAGCAACCAGTAGACTGGGGAAGACCCTAGACTGTTTTGCCATCCTCCAAATAGGAAATTTCAGGGGAAAACTACCATGTTGAGCAGCCTCATAGGGCTCTTTGAAAATGTTAAAGTTGATAAAACTCTTTGAGGACAAGGTACATTGTACTCTTTAAGAATAAATAGTTCAACTCAGCCATCTCATTAGGAAGGTTGCTGCATGTTGAGAAATAAACAAATTTGAAGCAAACTAAATGGGTCTGCATGCCTACTAGAAATCATTGTTGAATTGACTGaagtgaaaatgtatatattaaaatgatttcttacttcaaaaaagaaagaaagaaaccagaccTCTCCACCCTTCCATCCCATCATTCTTGTCATTTTCACTCTGTCCCTGAGTGTCCTCACAGTCACAGGATGGCTGCTGTAGCCCCAGCACCTCCTCCTACAACCACGTCAAAGGCAGGGAAAGGGGGGAGCACCCCTCTTTATAGAGGAGGAAATCTTCCTTTAAAGTCCTCTAGCAGGTTTCCCGGTTTCCCCCTTTTTGTCTGTGGCCTGAACTGGGTTACATGCCCACTTCTAGAACATTCTCTGGCAAAAAGCCTCAGGGGTGGGTGGAAAGGTGTTGGGAACTCACCTTCCTTGAGCACCCACCTCCAGATAACCTGAAGAAAATTCAAGGTCTGGATtgcaaggaagaaaaggaaggtggCAGGTGCGTATGTGACTGAGATCTTTGCTTGCGATCTTGTTTTAGGCAAAGTTCACTTGCGAAGCTGGGTTAGTGCGGTTCACTCCAGAAGTCCCTAGACCCTACTGCACTGCCTTCTGTCTTCATATTTCAGGCTTTCAGATAACCTTGCTGCTGCCACGGAGATAAACTGAGTTACTAAACTGCAAGGCGGGATCGTTCCATTATAAAAATACTGCTGGTAATTAAATCCTCCAATTACAGGTAGTCAGATTAGTGAGAGGAGCAGGGTATATTTTAACTAGTAACTCAATTGGGGTTACTAAAGATGGAAAGAGATAAATTTAAACAGCCTTAAGCTTGACAAAGAAAAGGGCATGAAATCAATTTGTATGTAAATTTCTCCCAGTTACAacgtcccagaagaagagagttATGCAGAACACATGTTCTTCTGGATTAAAATCCTTCCGAGACAGTCCTACAGGAAtgtccccggtggtccagtggctaagactccacacggCCAGCGtaaggggcccgggtttgatccctggtcagggaactagatcctgcatgctgcaactaagacttggcacagccaaataatttctttttttttttttaaaggggggaacagaaaaatatccttaaaaagaaaaagaccatcCTGTCAGTTTAAAAGTAACCAAACGATGACGTCAGGAGTTAAGAGTCtaactgtgaaaaaaataaatgtcatctTTCTTGATAGTTTACAGGGAATGGGAGAGAAAAGTACACAGTGCACCTTCCTGACGTCATGtcttacttttctttcctttccaaggTGGATGCCTGGTTCTGCATCCTGCAGCAACTTTCACGTGGGGAAATAATAATATAGGATAAAGAATTATTGATGTGTCACCGTCTAGGTTGTAGCTTAAATCCATCTTTCCCTACAGATATTCTGTTGCTTTAATTGAAGAGAAGCCCAAATGATAATAAAACAGATGATAATGAACATGATAGCAGTCGCGAACCTTTCCAGAGTTCTTGCTCTAAACCAGACACTGTACTTTCACGTGTAAAACCACGATCACAAGCTGGGTTGCTATGAACCCAACTTCCGAAGGAGGTGgatcccttgctgctgctgctgctgttaaggcgcttcagtcgtgtccgactctgtgcgaccgca from the Dama dama isolate Ldn47 chromosome 23, ASM3311817v1, whole genome shotgun sequence genome contains:
- the LOC133044327 gene encoding small integral membrane protein 20-like — protein: MTNTVKKPDPGPAGGSRVWRVPGTRRIRIAPAGARSGNLRTALVFRGFISLLGAACYPIYFQPLMRLEEYKKEEAINRAGIVQEDLQPPGLKAWSDPFGRK